One stretch of Thermus caldifontis DNA includes these proteins:
- a CDS encoding site-specific integrase, which produces MPRGSFVPLPLEAWDLPEERHRRVGEALATWNERLLAEGVWAYLVRHRKKPDPVVPHMVERFVLWLAQKGRRWPALEAGDIRAYLLEIKERGFPGGPKGPLAPATVERARGALGYLWPFLEWAGHPMPPHVEYPPRRFALLSGRVPLPEEAWERLWRKAEEFNPAHWRPLLRVLLVLLGEVGLSLREASDLWRDDLKGERLVVRGRSLREVPLSPLAQATLRDWLPLRDYLAGHQPIPYPHLLLNPAPTRSRGKPLPYPILVQLLQELAQLAGYREEGKARNSLSKRLRWRAIRRYLQAGYPRDKVAYWTGMRSLGAGLGLEDAG; this is translated from the coding sequence ATGCCAAGAGGCTCCTTTGTACCCTTACCCCTCGAGGCCTGGGACCTCCCGGAGGAGAGGCACCGCCGGGTGGGGGAGGCCCTGGCCACCTGGAACGAGAGGCTTCTTGCGGAAGGGGTCTGGGCCTACCTGGTGCGCCACCGCAAGAAGCCGGACCCCGTGGTGCCCCACATGGTGGAAAGGTTCGTCCTCTGGCTGGCCCAGAAGGGGCGCCGCTGGCCAGCCCTGGAGGCGGGGGACATCCGGGCCTACCTCCTGGAGATCAAGGAGAGGGGCTTCCCCGGGGGGCCTAAGGGTCCTTTGGCCCCGGCCACGGTGGAGCGGGCCCGGGGGGCTTTGGGCTACCTCTGGCCCTTCCTGGAGTGGGCGGGCCACCCCATGCCCCCCCATGTGGAGTACCCGCCCCGCCGCTTCGCCCTCCTCTCCGGGCGGGTCCCCCTCCCCGAGGAGGCCTGGGAGAGGCTTTGGCGCAAGGCGGAGGAGTTCAACCCCGCCCACTGGCGCCCCCTCCTCCGGGTCTTGTTGGTCCTCCTGGGGGAGGTGGGGCTGAGCCTGCGGGAGGCTTCGGACCTCTGGCGGGACGACCTGAAGGGGGAGCGGCTTGTGGTGCGGGGCCGTTCCCTGAGGGAGGTCCCCCTTTCCCCCCTGGCCCAGGCCACCTTACGGGACTGGCTCCCCTTGCGGGACTACCTGGCGGGCCACCAGCCCATCCCCTACCCGCACCTCCTCCTCAACCCCGCCCCCACCCGTTCCCGGGGCAAGCCCCTGCCCTATCCCATCCTGGTGCAGCTTCTCCAGGAGCTGGCCCAACTGGCCGGGTACCGGGAGGAGGGGAAGGCCAGAAATAGCCTCAGCAAGCGCCTCCGCTGGCGGGCCATCCGGCGCTACCTGCAGGCGGGCTACCCCAGGGACAAGGTGGCCTACTGGACGGGGATGCGAAGCCTCGGGGCCGGTCTTGGGCTGGAGGATGCAGGGTAG
- a CDS encoding SWIM zinc finger family protein — protein MKPFKERMIGFLNRLEKAKDLVERGKVYPVGGLPDVFVVESQEGGGFYLVDLGRETCTCPAWTNGKTRPCKHMVASALYAWALGAHPEEGERTYSVHAVA, from the coding sequence ATGAAACCCTTCAAGGAGAGGATGATCGGGTTCTTGAATCGCCTGGAGAAGGCAAAGGACTTGGTGGAGAGGGGCAAGGTCTACCCGGTGGGGGGCCTTCCGGACGTCTTTGTTGTGGAAAGCCAGGAGGGCGGGGGGTTCTACCTGGTGGACCTGGGGCGGGAAACCTGCACCTGTCCCGCATGGACAAACGGCAAAACACGGCCATGCAAGCACATGGTGGCCTCGGCCCTGTATGCCTGGGCCTTGGGAGCCCACCCCGAGGAAGGGGAGAGGACGTACAGTGTGCATGCCGTGGCTTGA
- a CDS encoding S8 family serine peptidase, whose product MKTRALKWGILVLALYLVGCDLTPPPRLSLSLANPTLLVREGEEATLVVRVEGQRVREVEVGVEFPFPPPPQKVAPSPSGVEVVFRFRAPQGSYQGRVVAQGDGLRREAPFSLEVLPGPEVALEGVVYVTTAGVSPQALAGSQLHYCPTGCPGVPLGGGWYRMEGLAPLGTRPSLPDRRVQAMGGEGEPLFPQQWNLPLAGFPEAWPRGDGRGVVVAVVDTGVLQGHPDLREALLPGLDLVDGDTDPEDAGTYHGSHVAGIVAASWNGEGMAGASQSSILPIRILDASGNGRESDLMVALRWAAGIPVPGLPQNPYPAKVINLSLAGEGSCSAPLQQALDEVRALGVLVVAAAGNFARDYRSFFPANCRGVLAVGAVGPQGELAGYSNRGAPLLAPGGNGGQGVLGPTWSQGFGYRTMQGTSQAAPHVAAAASLLFSRGGTLEGVEGAILAGALPTPAGNLLRADRALEALEGSGVALQVEGELALAPGQEGSIPVQVLSSFPVQVEVRPEGGLSAYLSPNPAQGQAFLRVRAGSGLAPGQYTIGLEAGVDPTARATVEVEVREGAKRVVLEACADLLEAGGCQVLILPQEGGPFRLEAAPGLAYHLLAFLDTNGNSSLDPEEPRAGVRVAAPARGVRLVLQ is encoded by the coding sequence GTGAAGACGAGAGCCCTTAAGTGGGGGATCTTGGTCCTGGCCCTATACCTGGTGGGGTGCGACCTCACCCCACCGCCCCGGCTGAGCCTGAGCCTGGCCAACCCCACCCTGTTGGTGAGGGAGGGAGAGGAGGCCACCCTGGTGGTGCGGGTGGAGGGGCAGCGGGTGCGAGAGGTGGAGGTGGGGGTGGAGTTCCCCTTCCCGCCCCCACCCCAGAAGGTGGCGCCTTCGCCTTCGGGGGTGGAGGTGGTCTTCCGCTTCCGGGCCCCCCAGGGGAGCTACCAGGGGCGGGTGGTGGCCCAGGGGGACGGGCTTAGGCGGGAGGCCCCCTTCTCCCTGGAGGTGCTCCCCGGTCCCGAGGTGGCCCTCGAGGGGGTGGTGTATGTGACCACGGCGGGGGTATCCCCCCAGGCCCTGGCAGGCTCCCAGCTCCACTACTGCCCCACGGGATGCCCAGGCGTACCCCTTGGGGGCGGATGGTACCGGATGGAGGGGCTGGCCCCCTTGGGCACCCGCCCCAGCCTGCCCGACCGCAGGGTCCAGGCCATGGGGGGTGAAGGGGAGCCCCTTTTCCCCCAGCAGTGGAACCTCCCCCTGGCGGGCTTCCCCGAGGCTTGGCCCCGAGGGGATGGCCGAGGGGTGGTGGTGGCTGTGGTGGACACGGGGGTCCTCCAGGGGCACCCGGACCTACGGGAGGCCCTCCTGCCGGGCCTGGACCTGGTGGACGGAGACACCGACCCCGAGGACGCCGGCACGTACCACGGCAGCCATGTGGCAGGGATCGTGGCCGCCTCGTGGAATGGCGAGGGCATGGCAGGGGCGTCCCAGTCCTCCATCCTCCCCATCCGCATCCTGGACGCCAGCGGCAACGGCAGGGAGAGCGACCTCATGGTGGCCCTCAGGTGGGCGGCGGGGATACCTGTGCCGGGGCTTCCCCAGAACCCCTATCCGGCCAAGGTGATCAACCTCTCTCTGGCCGGGGAAGGGAGCTGCAGCGCCCCTTTGCAGCAGGCCCTGGACGAGGTGCGGGCCCTGGGGGTGCTGGTGGTGGCGGCGGCGGGCAACTTCGCCCGGGATTACCGGAGCTTCTTCCCCGCCAACTGCCGGGGCGTCCTGGCAGTGGGAGCGGTGGGACCCCAAGGCGAGCTGGCCGGCTACTCCAACCGGGGTGCCCCCCTCCTGGCCCCAGGGGGCAATGGGGGCCAAGGGGTGCTGGGACCCACCTGGTCCCAGGGTTTCGGCTACCGGACCATGCAGGGCACCAGCCAGGCGGCCCCCCACGTGGCGGCAGCGGCTAGCCTCCTCTTTTCCCGGGGGGGGACCCTCGAGGGGGTGGAGGGAGCCATTTTGGCAGGGGCCCTCCCGACTCCTGCAGGCAACCTCCTACGGGCGGACCGGGCGCTGGAGGCCCTAGAAGGGAGCGGGGTGGCCTTGCAGGTGGAAGGGGAGCTGGCCCTTGCCCCTGGCCAGGAAGGAAGCATCCCCGTCCAGGTTCTCTCCTCGTTCCCGGTGCAGGTGGAAGTGCGGCCCGAGGGGGGGCTTTCCGCCTACCTCTCCCCTAACCCGGCCCAGGGACAGGCCTTCTTGCGGGTGCGGGCGGGTTCAGGCCTGGCTCCGGGGCAGTATACCATCGGGTTGGAGGCGGGGGTGGATCCCACCGCCCGGGCCACGGTGGAGGTGGAGGTGAGGGAGGGGGCCAAGAGGGTGGTCTTGGAGGCCTGTGCGGATCTGCTTGAAGCAGGGGGGTGCCAGGTCCTCATCCTGCCCCAGGAAGGAGGCCCCTTCCGGCTGGAGGCCGCCCCTGGGCTTGCCTACCACCTGCTGGCCTTCCTGGACACCAACGGGAACAGTTCCCTGGACCCGGAGGAACCGCGGGCGGGCGTGAGGGTGGCGGCGCCGGCTAGGGGGGTAAGGTTGGTGCTGCAGTAG
- a CDS encoding Rad52/Rad22 family DNA repair protein: protein MSQKAVFEALRVPFPEEVIDVKVQTVARDGRRGQVVAYVDARAVMNRLDEVAGAEGWYDTYEVLADRLVPGRNGEERLVEVKCRLTVLGVTKEDVGEGDTLKAAFSDALKRAAVKFGVGRHLYEMEKVWVELDERGQFDREAAKAALLGRRSTGKVPNQTPKPATEAQIRFLRRLGYPEEKMVGLTASEASQLIDELTGSAGR, encoded by the coding sequence ATGAGCCAGAAAGCGGTGTTTGAGGCTCTCCGGGTACCCTTCCCGGAGGAGGTCATCGACGTGAAGGTGCAGACGGTCGCCAGGGACGGGCGCCGGGGCCAGGTCGTCGCCTACGTGGACGCTCGGGCGGTGATGAACCGCCTGGACGAGGTGGCGGGCGCTGAGGGGTGGTACGACACCTATGAGGTCCTGGCCGACCGGCTGGTACCGGGGCGCAACGGGGAGGAGCGCCTGGTGGAGGTGAAGTGCCGGCTAACGGTCCTGGGGGTGACCAAGGAGGACGTGGGAGAGGGGGACACCCTGAAGGCGGCCTTTTCCGATGCCCTGAAGCGGGCGGCGGTGAAGTTCGGCGTGGGCCGCCACCTTTACGAGATGGAGAAGGTCTGGGTAGAGCTGGACGAGCGGGGCCAGTTTGACCGGGAGGCGGCCAAGGCGGCCCTGTTGGGGCGGAGGTCCACGGGCAAGGTGCCTAACCAGACCCCTAAACCGGCCACCGAAGCCCAGATCCGCTTCCTCCGCCGCTTGGGTTACCCGGAGGAAAAGATGGTGGGCCTGACGGCGTCCGAGGCAAGCCAGCTCATTGACGAACTCACGGGCTCTGCTGGCAGGTAG
- a CDS encoding helix-turn-helix domain-containing protein, whose product MRAGLYLQAAIAASAMPVVGFITGKVVGEASDKVPFLAWVGVGVYAIALAASYAHLRHYYARFDSPGVKASPFIAFAVEVATFYLSFASVVLGSAWALWGSLVGASVVFWGNFTSMGLGLSQVPEPSRTGLDRELGKAAPTPVQPGVGDPTADRSGWTPVDQEVDHALLEALASPKGPSALARELALPKSTVIRRLKRLVDLGLVETDGGIYRKRERATA is encoded by the coding sequence ATGAGGGCAGGCCTCTATCTGCAGGCGGCCATCGCCGCCTCCGCCATGCCGGTGGTGGGCTTCATCACCGGCAAGGTGGTGGGGGAGGCCTCGGACAAGGTCCCTTTCCTGGCCTGGGTGGGGGTGGGGGTGTATGCGATAGCCCTGGCCGCCAGCTACGCCCACCTGCGGCACTACTACGCCCGCTTTGACTCCCCAGGGGTGAAGGCCTCCCCCTTCATCGCCTTTGCCGTGGAGGTGGCCACCTTTTACCTCTCCTTCGCCTCCGTGGTGCTGGGTTCAGCCTGGGCGCTGTGGGGTAGCCTGGTGGGCGCCTCCGTGGTGTTTTGGGGGAACTTCACCTCCATGGGCCTAGGGCTTTCCCAGGTCCCTGAACCAAGCCGGACCGGGTTGGACCGGGAGCTTGGGAAGGCTGCTCCTACCCCGGTCCAGCCTGGGGTAGGGGACCCCACAGCGGACCGGTCCGGCTGGACCCCGGTGGACCAAGAGGTGGACCACGCCCTCTTGGAGGCCCTGGCCAGCCCAAAGGGACCCAGCGCCTTGGCCCGGGAGCTCGCCCTACCCAAGTCCACCGTGATCCGTAGGCTGAAGCGGCTGGTGGACCTGGGCCTGGTGGAGACGGATGGCGGCATCTACCGCAAACGGGAAAGGGCTACCGCCTGA
- a CDS encoding MBL fold metallo-hydrolase, producing the protein MKRFSLGSLAVHVWGGWGEIGGNQILLEAEGGSLLLDFGKPFGRWGGHFTEFLGPRDRLGLRDLLALGLLPPIRGLYREGAGDTLFPSDLERGLLREGVDGERVLALLLSHAHLDHTGSLGYLRQDLPVVASAATAAIAKAMQDTSRVGVEGEATYLSPRALNAQGVLGGDRKAYLRRPFRLLHGGLRTFPQKSPAKTKSLEGHPWQEASSPLSLGPFRVEAFPVDHSIPGALAYAVDTPEGLVVYTGDLRRHGRWAFRTEAFLQALKGREVFLLLMEGTRLGSPGKARTEEEVRENLHRLLARHPDVPIAVDFAPRNLERLLSTLEVAEELGRRLVVTPKDAYLLWGLGEVELLWQGVLGRVLVLQEAKARQEGWEEALWKEAGARAVTLEAIAQDPGAYLLAFGFYEVNRLLDLRLLESRLGRTSKQGIYVFSNSYWADQEQILDLKVLLNWLKALDFQLHPPSLASLPPEAAEVDNPYHTSGHAPEGDLVEVVRRLRPRYLLPIHTEHPHAWREVLGKGETEVLLPEG; encoded by the coding sequence ATGAAAAGGTTCTCCCTGGGGAGCCTGGCAGTCCACGTCTGGGGAGGTTGGGGAGAGATCGGGGGAAACCAGATCCTCCTGGAGGCGGAGGGGGGGAGCCTCCTCCTGGACTTCGGCAAGCCCTTTGGCCGTTGGGGAGGGCACTTCACCGAGTTCCTGGGGCCCCGGGACCGGCTGGGCCTCCGGGACCTCCTGGCCTTGGGCCTCCTGCCCCCCATCCGGGGCCTCTACCGGGAGGGGGCGGGGGATACCCTCTTCCCCTCGGACCTGGAGCGGGGGCTCCTCAGGGAGGGTGTGGACGGGGAGAGGGTCCTGGCCCTCCTCCTCTCCCACGCCCACCTGGACCACACGGGGAGCCTGGGCTACCTGCGCCAGGACCTCCCGGTGGTGGCCAGCGCCGCCACCGCCGCCATCGCCAAGGCCATGCAGGATACCTCCCGGGTGGGAGTGGAGGGGGAAGCCACCTACCTGAGCCCAAGGGCCCTTAATGCGCAAGGGGTGCTGGGGGGGGACCGAAAGGCCTACCTGCGCCGCCCCTTCCGCCTCCTCCACGGGGGGCTCCGGACTTTTCCCCAGAAAAGCCCCGCCAAGACCAAGTCCCTGGAGGGCCACCCCTGGCAGGAGGCCTCCTCCCCCCTCTCCCTGGGTCCCTTCCGGGTGGAAGCCTTCCCCGTGGACCACTCCATCCCCGGGGCCCTGGCCTACGCGGTGGATACCCCCGAGGGCCTGGTGGTCTACACCGGGGACCTGCGCCGGCACGGCCGCTGGGCCTTCAGAACCGAGGCCTTCCTCCAGGCCCTGAAGGGGCGGGAGGTCTTCCTCCTCCTGATGGAGGGCACCCGGCTGGGAAGCCCGGGGAAGGCCCGCACGGAGGAGGAAGTGAGGGAAAACCTCCACCGCCTCCTGGCCAGGCACCCCGATGTCCCCATCGCCGTGGACTTTGCCCCCCGCAACCTGGAACGCCTCCTCTCCACCCTGGAGGTGGCAGAGGAGCTGGGCCGCAGGCTGGTGGTCACCCCCAAGGACGCCTACCTCCTATGGGGACTGGGGGAGGTGGAGCTCCTGTGGCAGGGGGTCCTGGGGAGGGTCCTGGTCCTCCAGGAGGCCAAGGCCCGGCAGGAGGGCTGGGAAGAGGCCCTCTGGAAGGAGGCCGGGGCCAGGGCCGTGACCCTAGAGGCTATCGCCCAGGACCCCGGGGCCTACCTCCTGGCCTTTGGCTTCTACGAGGTGAATCGCCTCCTGGACCTGAGGCTCCTGGAGTCCCGGCTGGGCCGCACCTCTAAGCAGGGCATCTACGTGTTCAGCAACTCCTACTGGGCGGACCAGGAGCAGATCCTGGACCTGAAGGTGCTCCTCAACTGGCTTAAGGCCCTGGACTTCCAGCTCCACCCTCCAAGCCTGGCCAGCCTGCCCCCGGAGGCGGCGGAGGTGGACAACCCCTACCACACCTCGGGCCACGCCCCCGAGGGGGACCTGGTGGAGGTGGTGAGGCGCCTGCGGCCCCGCTACCTTCTTCCCATCCACACGGAGCATCCCCATGCCTGGCGGGAGGTGCTGGGGAAGGGGGAGACTGAGGTGCTGCTGCCGGAGGGGTGA
- a CDS encoding sigma-70 domain-containing protein has translation MKAIKDTLRLMAEAARPLATREEVMREFFWSGGGDEALLRHYYPIAMKKGLEKAHLLGDETLDLIQEVAYHILVTLKAWRSGRRELPSGKWITFWVEVEADRAVREWFYRSRGIGYRSSRLVATLKRTVARLQADLGREPRPEEIAEELGVPQEVVVEALALAEAEEILSLDDHTEEGTPYREFLAQEDAHDAFEFLEEAIERYRLRQRLGAEEVDAFLNAFLNGEALEEEQLAQLEKALKQAMTQTQAV, from the coding sequence ATGAAGGCCATAAAGGACACGCTCAGGCTCATGGCAGAGGCGGCCCGGCCACTGGCCACGAGGGAAGAGGTCATGAGGGAGTTCTTCTGGTCTGGCGGGGGAGATGAGGCCCTTCTTCGGCACTACTATCCCATTGCCATGAAGAAGGGCCTGGAGAAGGCCCACCTGCTGGGTGACGAGACCCTCGACCTCATCCAGGAGGTGGCCTACCACATCCTGGTTACCCTCAAGGCCTGGAGGAGCGGGAGGAGGGAGCTGCCCTCCGGCAAGTGGATAACCTTCTGGGTTGAGGTGGAGGCGGACAGGGCCGTGCGGGAGTGGTTTTACCGCTCCCGGGGTATCGGCTACAGGTCCTCCCGACTGGTCGCCACCCTTAAGAGGACGGTGGCCAGGCTCCAGGCGGACCTTGGGCGGGAACCCCGTCCTGAGGAGATCGCCGAGGAGCTCGGGGTGCCCCAAGAGGTGGTGGTGGAAGCCTTGGCCCTCGCCGAGGCGGAGGAGATTCTGAGCCTTGACGACCACACCGAGGAGGGTACCCCCTACCGGGAGTTCCTCGCCCAGGAGGACGCCCACGACGCCTTTGAGTTTCTGGAGGAGGCGATCGAGCGGTACCGCCTCCGACAGAGGCTCGGGGCAGAGGAGGTGGATGCCTTCCTCAATGCCTTCCTCAACGGAGAGGCCCTGGAGGAGGAGCAGCTTGCCCAACTGGAAAAGGCCCTTAAGCAGGCCATGACCCAGACGCAGGCGGTATAG
- a CDS encoding AlbA family DNA-binding domain-containing protein, translated as MADNWRETVKAEALHLLGRNEGPKVEFKRSYPGDDKMAKLVSAIANTDDTDGGIYANEKFRNHGFILIGVEGGQVVGYDAWEPGFGSPQEASNEEKVKDKLEQKLKNLIAPLPVFEVYKFAENGVTFWVVLIRPSIDQPHVYDPQGSASVWVRVGSNITPARAQDYDRFRRNFVSALRQEFAGRMDALDNRISRLSGRIDALDGLFGSSLGDFFRTFTSTLSKENRSRSARNIPQATTNGAELSRLGKKDFSLEEVVRSMMPLDPIEEALNKEAGDLWEALSQLSWTFEDDTELAEAIEKVEKHTLPFLRGLGTLVERDYEERYANVTLNVLQGLSALGAVPDFITRYSLVAPKVRLYALLLTVYHVGILAYFHSRPRYLSVLSYLTYGREERRWLPHLRDTVYAGLETFFSLKHKQCDPLSGQIYNYLFINPGATWEALPEAIKRQPRPYHPLSPSGALDIFVEGEFVLGLLSLKPQIGSEEPPRPLFGLYLLESSPSTRIQRVIQKPPKVLCEVLGLENGGLQRYMEALRGGLKGVGGSRPGCHIGGTWWDTQPGPCPTP; from the coding sequence ATGGCTGATAATTGGAGGGAAACAGTTAAAGCCGAAGCGCTCCATTTACTCGGGAGGAACGAGGGCCCTAAGGTGGAGTTCAAAAGGAGCTACCCTGGTGACGATAAGATGGCCAAGCTCGTTTCAGCTATCGCCAACACGGATGACACGGACGGCGGGATCTACGCCAACGAGAAGTTTCGCAACCATGGCTTCATCCTGATTGGGGTAGAGGGCGGTCAGGTTGTCGGTTACGATGCCTGGGAACCGGGTTTTGGCAGCCCTCAGGAGGCATCAAACGAGGAAAAGGTAAAGGACAAGCTGGAGCAGAAGCTAAAGAATCTCATAGCGCCTTTGCCCGTGTTTGAGGTTTACAAATTCGCGGAGAACGGGGTTACGTTTTGGGTGGTGCTGATCCGACCCAGCATCGACCAACCTCACGTTTATGATCCGCAAGGATCAGCTTCGGTTTGGGTGAGGGTGGGCTCCAATATCACCCCTGCTCGGGCTCAGGACTACGATAGGTTTCGGCGGAACTTCGTCTCAGCCCTAAGACAGGAGTTTGCCGGCAGAATGGATGCCCTTGATAACAGGATCAGTCGGCTTTCCGGGAGGATAGATGCCCTTGACGGACTGTTTGGTAGTAGCTTGGGTGATTTCTTTCGGACATTTACCTCTACCCTAAGCAAGGAGAATAGGAGTCGCTCCGCCCGGAACATCCCCCAGGCCACCACCAATGGGGCTGAGCTATCCCGGTTGGGGAAGAAAGACTTTTCCTTAGAGGAAGTGGTACGCTCAATGATGCCCCTTGACCCAATAGAGGAGGCTCTAAACAAGGAAGCTGGCGACCTTTGGGAGGCTCTTTCTCAGCTCTCCTGGACTTTTGAAGATGACACAGAGCTAGCCGAAGCTATTGAGAAGGTGGAAAAACATACCCTTCCTTTTCTCCGAGGCCTAGGGACATTGGTGGAAAGGGACTATGAGGAGAGGTACGCAAACGTAACCCTGAATGTGCTCCAAGGTCTTAGCGCCTTGGGGGCTGTGCCGGACTTCATTACCCGTTACAGCCTCGTAGCCCCCAAAGTACGGCTTTACGCCTTGCTTCTCACGGTGTACCACGTGGGCATCCTGGCCTACTTTCATTCCCGGCCAAGGTACTTGAGTGTTCTTTCGTACTTAACCTACGGGAGAGAGGAGAGAAGATGGCTTCCGCATCTTCGGGATACCGTTTATGCTGGCCTCGAGACGTTTTTCTCCCTAAAACACAAACAGTGCGACCCCCTTTCTGGGCAAATCTATAACTATCTCTTTATAAACCCTGGTGCCACATGGGAAGCTCTGCCTGAGGCAATTAAAAGACAGCCCCGGCCTTACCACCCGCTGAGTCCTTCGGGGGCTCTTGACATTTTTGTGGAGGGGGAGTTTGTTTTGGGTCTCCTATCCCTGAAGCCCCAAATAGGGTCCGAGGAGCCACCACGCCCTCTGTTTGGTTTGTACTTACTAGAGAGCTCCCCCTCAACCCGCATCCAAAGGGTCATCCAAAAGCCGCCAAAGGTTCTCTGTGAGGTGCTTGGGCTTGAGAACGGGGGTTTGCAGAGGTATATGGAAGCCCTGAGAGGGGGTTTGAAGGGTGTAGGGGGCAGTCGTCCCGGGTGCCACATCGGCGGAACTTGGTGGGATACCCAGCCAGGGCCATGCCCCACACCCTGA
- a CDS encoding S-layer homology domain-containing protein, translating to MAHLPKYLLAAGFGFLVAQAQAQMADVPQGHWAERAVRDLLEKGIVTGYPDGTFRGTQGVNRYQAAVMLYRAYLTWTEEVLARVRRTLEEANLTPERIAEALSELASLRETTAEVQQALEEYGVRLSTLEEDLEELRAALAAALDAAGQVATLGDGQKALQEALARADAAYREQLARLSALEGRLQVVEKAVDELVSQLKGAEDARLKDAQAVGRRLYAVEERTAQLEKALEARPQGEVYVGTGEGGPFGGLELGYGNAQVRLGTDQVKASFGEDVTLAYRDLGGRREIVVRYGLFQGIRFLGELGAAEGGYYFTTAYVEHQRQGGLLPGVYARLAAGAGLVGGELGRPFVEVQAGLPLGPVDLTLGYARYWGLGGQDTPLSALFAVVAYAPVEAHLAYAVPHEDIGRDAAFQLEGRARIVLSPYRISVAAGYRDGLLGYGVASHVDRFRFTAATGFYGRVEVAYEVRF from the coding sequence ATGGCGCACCTTCCCAAGTATCTGTTGGCGGCTGGTTTCGGCTTCCTGGTGGCCCAGGCGCAGGCGCAGATGGCGGATGTGCCGCAAGGTCACTGGGCGGAAAGGGCGGTCAGGGACCTTTTGGAGAAGGGCATCGTGACGGGCTACCCCGATGGCACCTTCAGGGGCACCCAGGGGGTGAACCGCTACCAGGCTGCCGTCATGCTGTACCGGGCCTACCTGACCTGGACCGAGGAGGTTCTGGCCCGGGTGAGGAGGACCCTCGAGGAGGCCAACCTCACCCCGGAGCGGATCGCCGAGGCCCTCTCCGAGCTGGCCTCCTTGAGGGAGACCACGGCAGAGGTCCAGCAGGCCCTGGAGGAGTATGGGGTACGGCTATCCACCCTCGAGGAGGACCTGGAGGAGCTGAGGGCGGCCCTGGCGGCGGCCCTGGATGCCGCAGGTCAGGTGGCTACCTTGGGCGACGGGCAGAAGGCCCTGCAGGAGGCGTTGGCCCGGGCAGACGCCGCCTACCGGGAGCAGCTCGCCCGGCTCAGCGCCCTGGAAGGGCGGCTACAGGTGGTGGAGAAGGCTGTGGACGAGCTGGTGAGCCAGCTCAAGGGCGCTGAGGATGCCCGGCTGAAGGACGCCCAGGCGGTGGGCCGGCGTCTGTATGCCGTGGAGGAGCGAACTGCCCAACTGGAAAAGGCCCTAGAGGCCCGGCCCCAAGGGGAGGTATATGTGGGCACAGGGGAGGGTGGCCCCTTCGGTGGGCTGGAGCTGGGCTACGGCAACGCCCAGGTGCGTCTGGGCACCGACCAGGTGAAGGCCTCCTTCGGTGAGGACGTTACCCTGGCCTACCGGGACCTGGGGGGAAGGAGGGAGATCGTGGTCCGCTACGGCCTCTTCCAGGGCATCCGCTTCCTGGGGGAGCTGGGGGCCGCAGAAGGTGGCTACTACTTCACCACCGCCTATGTGGAGCACCAGCGCCAGGGGGGGCTTCTGCCTGGGGTGTACGCTCGTCTGGCGGCAGGAGCCGGCCTGGTAGGTGGCGAGCTGGGCCGCCCCTTCGTGGAGGTTCAGGCGGGGCTTCCCCTGGGTCCTGTGGACCTTACCCTGGGGTACGCCCGATACTGGGGGCTTGGCGGCCAGGATACGCCCCTTTCGGCTCTTTTTGCAGTGGTGGCCTACGCACCCGTGGAGGCGCATCTGGCCTACGCCGTGCCCCATGAGGACATTGGCCGGGATGCTGCCTTCCAGTTGGAGGGCAGGGCACGCATTGTCCTGTCCCCCTACCGCATTTCCGTGGCCGCCGGGTATCGGGATGGGCTCCTGGGCTATGGCGTGGCCTCCCATGTGGACCGCTTCCGGTTCACCGCCGCCACGGGTTTCTACGGCAGGGTAGAGGTGGCCTATGAGGTTCGCTTCTAA
- a CDS encoding thermonuclease family protein translates to MTKGRLLFVLVLAIPLLLALAQGLIVGRVSVVDGDTLEIRGQRIRLWGIDAVESSQTCRRADGSLWPCGRRAAFALDDFLGQRTVRCQPKGRDRYSRVVAVCWVGEVEVNRWLVLQGWALDYTPYSRGAYLDAQEEARRNRRGIWQGDFTPPWGYRRGAGSPPSAGSYGRGGRCDPSYPTVCIPPPPPDLDCTDIPYRRFKVLPPDPHRFDRDGDGIGCER, encoded by the coding sequence ATGACCAAAGGGCGCCTTCTTTTCGTCTTGGTTCTAGCGATACCCCTTCTCCTTGCCCTGGCCCAAGGCCTTATCGTGGGCCGGGTCAGTGTGGTGGACGGGGACACCCTGGAGATCAGGGGCCAGCGGATCCGCCTCTGGGGCATTGATGCGGTGGAGAGCTCCCAGACCTGCAGAAGGGCCGACGGCTCCCTCTGGCCCTGCGGCAGGCGGGCCGCCTTTGCCTTGGACGACTTCTTGGGCCAGCGCACGGTCCGGTGCCAACCCAAGGGCAGGGACCGCTACAGCCGGGTGGTGGCGGTCTGCTGGGTGGGGGAGGTGGAGGTGAACCGCTGGCTGGTGCTCCAGGGCTGGGCCCTGGACTACACCCCCTATTCCCGGGGCGCCTACCTGGACGCTCAGGAGGAGGCCCGAAGGAACAGGCGGGGCATCTGGCAAGGGGACTTCACCCCGCCCTGGGGGTACCGCAGGGGGGCGGGGAGCCCTCCCTCAGCGGGCTCTTACGGAAGGGGAGGCCGGTGCGACCCCAGCTACCCCACGGTTTGCATCCCCCCACCCCCGCCGGACCTAGACTGCACGGACATCCCCTACCGGCGGTTCAAGGTCCTCCCACCTGACCCCCACCGCTTTGATCGGGATGGGGACGGCATCGGGTGTGAGCGCTAG